CGCTGTGCTGTCCCATTCGGTGACATAGTCAACTCCGTCGTAGTATTCGAAACTTAGCCCCGCAACTTCTGTCGCCAGCATTTTTGTCGCATTCAGCTGCATGTCGACGTCACCCGTCGCAATGGCGTTACTCAGGCCCGCCATATCGCCTTCCATTCTGGCCAGGCCCTTCACGGGGTCGGTGATGTTTGCGGCCGATAGATCTGCGGCGAACTGACCGGCCAGTCCACTGCCGCCGTCCTGTACCAGCAGGTACCGAGCGATAATGGCATCGCTGCTGCGGTCGCTGGGCAGCAAAAGATCCTGAGCACTCACATAGTTGCCCGGATCCGGTGACGGGCGACTCATATACAGCACAAGGTCTTTGTCCGTTCCGAATAATCCGTTCGTGTAGGTGCTTAACGCGGTATCCGCATCCGCCGCGCTGTTGTCGGCATCGTCTTCGTCGGAGTCGGATTCTGTGGTCTGCTGTTCGATGAAGGTGCACGACTGAATATCGCGAGCCATGTCTCGCAGCAGCGCCCGAGCGATTTGAGCTCGTTGAATTTCGTCGTAGCTTTCCATCGCCATCGTCCAGTAGACGTTCATAGCGGTGTAAAGAGCGGCCATCAGCAACGTTGTGAGCCCGATGGCCAGTATGACTTCAAGCAAAGTGAAGGCGGAAGGACGTTGCGAGTTGCCAGTAGCCCGTCGCGACAGACGCGTGCGCGCGGCAGGCCGTGTTTTGGCGATGGCAACTCCCCTTTTGCATCTGGTTTTATCCATCGTTATTCCTCCGTGTCTTCGGCAGACATGGCTGCGTCGAGGAATAATTGTGGATCGCGCATCAGTCGTGAGAGCTGAAACTGGCTGATGGGTGTGTCTTCGCCGGTTGAGTATTGCACGCGAACTGTCACCAGTAGCAGGCTGGTTCCGCCGCCGTCGCCGACTTCGACCGAATACACCCAGTTCTCATCCGCATCGCCATCAAACTGCTGATTCGAAACGGCAACCGGTTGCTGAATGCCAGACACGATTTCAGCCATCACAGATTCGCAACGCAGGGCGCATTCAGCGTCCATTCTGGCACTCAGGCGAGAATCGTGGCCGACTCGCATGACCTGCATGATGGCCGTGAGGGCTCCCAGAAAGATGGCCGTTGAAACAAGGACTTCCAGCAGCGTCAGGCCGGAGCGCGTGACGTGTTGCTGTCGGTGGTCAGGAGGCTGGCTGAACGATGCGGCACGCAAATCACAGCAGCCGCGAGCAGCCACACTGCGCTTTGGTGCAAGTCTTCGCCGAACCGCCTTCATCAGTTCGACTCCTGATAAACGGGCGATGTGCGAGCGGCTCCGGTGAGGCCTCGAACGGTAATCGTCGACGTCAAATCGTCGTCGTTCTGAACTCGCAATTCGAAATCATCAGACGTACCATCGAAACGAAACATCAACGGAGCGGACCATTGCTTCTGTGATAACTCAGCCCCCAATTCGCCGAACATGACGGGTTCCAGCCGCGACGCCAATTCTTCCACGCCTTCGGCCGCCTGCAGTCGGATGTCTTCTGACAACTCCAGCGAGATGCGGACGTACTTGTCGATGGTTGTGCTGGTACCTTTGGCCTCGTCTGTATTCTGTTCGAGTTCAGACGGAAGGACGACAACGTTTGAGCCGTTCAGCTCATAGCGGAACTCGTAGTCGATACCAGTATCGATGGCGATGCGGCGTGCTTCGCCCATGAGTTCGCGGACCTCATCGGCCGCTTCGAACACTTTGCTCTCTCGCATGCGAACCATCAGGTTCGGCGCAGCCATCGCGGCAACGGTCACCAGAATTGACATCACAATCAGCAATTCAAACAGCGAAAACCCGCCACGTGGCGAGGCAGCTGAATGGAATTGTCGACGTCGTGCTGGCATGAGAACGCTGTTCGATTTTCAGATGCATACGGCAGCAGAAGCCCGGCTTCTGTGAAAAGCCGGGCTTCTGCCTGTTGGTTGCGTGGTCATGAATCCCTTGGTGCCAATCGTTTTGGAACAAGGGTTCAGCCGCTACTTGATTTCACGCTTGTCGTTGCTGATGTCGTCGTCGTCGCCGTCCTGGCCATTCGGTCCTGTTGACCAGATACGTGGCTTCAGTTCGCCGCTACCGGAACTGTAGGAGTATTGAAATTGATTGTTCCAAGGGTCGACTGGCACTTCTTCCAGTTCTGGCGGGTGAACGTTGTTCAACGCATCCGTGAATGGTTCGGCAAGATCGGCAATCGGTTGCGTACCGGTTTCTTCGACGTATTGACCGTTGTTCTTGACGGCTCGGCGCTTAACGGCTTCCTCAATGTTCTTCACGGTTGTTCGTGCGATACGAATTTGAGCGGTCTGCTGATTCCCAATCAGGTTGGGAGCCACCATCGCTGCGATGGCGACGATGATCGCCAGTACGATCAGAAGTTCCAACAGCGTAAACGCCGCGCGAAGTGAATGTTGAGCCTGTCGTTTGATGGATTTCATGATTCTGCTTTTCCTGATTTACGTTCGAGACCTTCCGAAGGCCATGTTTTGTTGTGTGAGTAGGGGACGGCTAACTGGCGTAAACCCCGGCGTCCAAATTCCTGTTCGATTGTTTCCCCACTTTA
This DNA window, taken from Fuerstiella marisgermanici, encodes the following:
- a CDS encoding pilus assembly FimT family protein gives rise to the protein MPARRRQFHSAASPRGGFSLFELLIVMSILVTVAAMAAPNLMVRMRESKVFEAADEVRELMGEARRIAIDTGIDYEFRYELNGSNVVVLPSELEQNTDEAKGTSTTIDKYVRISLELSEDIRLQAAEGVEELASRLEPVMFGELGAELSQKQWSAPLMFRFDGTSDDFELRVQNDDDLTSTITVRGLTGAARTSPVYQESN
- a CDS encoding type II secretion system protein GspG, coding for MKSIKRQAQHSLRAAFTLLELLIVLAIIVAIAAMVAPNLIGNQQTAQIRIARTTVKNIEEAVKRRAVKNNGQYVEETGTQPIADLAEPFTDALNNVHPPELEEVPVDPWNNQFQYSYSSGSGELKPRIWSTGPNGQDGDDDDISNDKREIK